The following proteins are co-located in the Silene latifolia isolate original U9 population chromosome 1, ASM4854445v1, whole genome shotgun sequence genome:
- the LOC141592731 gene encoding NAD-capped RNA hydrolase DXO1, with amino-acid sequence MDFPKDLDLFGEVEEEEDNNEGNNNHSSTSSGSSHSSSPSNSSSSSSSASSSSRSRSSSSGGGGGGGEDDRDKEEIISNNNSRFITRDIFGDDDDDDDDENNQRYNNNNNDDDDEDDDDDFRDLFGDDNEDYCKTLATSPYPVPVLPPIQNNNHQPRGGHGRGRGRGRFQNDRGAGILPRPGYPPRQGYGGFGSRFPNNGRDERFVSELKFAKSEETLSRKVIQFQEPCELACYSRADGGDVFFDDSSLRLFKRLISEDVGADLNEGFDTFIEKKDLGSKGFGDMLACIRHKRIPLQNMHFVTYRNNLNKIMATAYIRNEPWEMGVHKRNGVVYLDVHKLPERPQTELDRRRCYWGYCFESLATEDPRRDSGEGIHHIDANVEYCAVIKTKLGAHRLLMGAEMDCCDSTDDGRRFYVELKTSRELEYHTEERYEREKLLKFWIQSFLAGVPYIVVGFRDDSGRLVRTERMRTKDINHRVKMKNYWQGGVCLAFADEVLCWLYGTVKENEDYILQFAPPFTRLELLQANSCPDAITQHVEQLQQ; translated from the exons atGGATTTCCCAAAAGACTTAGACTTATTTGgagaagtagaagaagaagaagataacAATGAAGGCAACAACAATCACTCTTCTACATCATCTGGTTCTTCACATTCATCTTCACCTTCCaattcatcttcatcttcttcatctgcATCTTCTTCTTCAAGATCAAGATCTTCATCTAGTGGAGGAGGCGGTGGCGGAGGCGAAGATGATagagataaagaagaaattatttctaataataatagtcgGTTTATAACTAGGGATatatttggtgatgatgatgacgatgatgatgatgaaaataATCAacggtataataataataataatgatgatgatgacgaggatgatgatgatgattttagagaTTTATTTGGGGATGATAATGAAGATTATTGTAAAACCCTAGCTACTAGTCCTTATCCTGTTCCTG TACTACCTCCAATTCAGAATAACAATCATCAACCTAGAGGTGGCCATGGCAGGGGCCGAGGACGAGGCCGATTTCAAAATGATAGAGGTGCTGGCATTCTACCTCGGCCTGGATACCCCCCAAGACAAGGTTATGGCGGCTTTGGCTCCAGGTTTCCTAATAATGGACGAGACGAACGCTTTGTTTCGGAATTGAAATTTGCAAAAAGCGAGGAAACATTGTCAAGAAAAGTTATCCAGTTTCAAGAG CCTTGCGAACTTGCCTGCTACAGTCGTGCTGATGGAGGCGACGTCTTCTTTGATGATAGTAGCTTG agGCTCTTCAAGCGTCTTATCAGCGAAGATGTTGGAGCGGATCTGAATGAGGGCTTTGATACTTTCATTGAGAAAAAGG ATTTGGGCTCTAAGGGTTTTGGTGATATGCTTGCTTGCATAAGACACAAACGTATTCCTCTTCAGAATATGCATTTCGTG ACTTATCGCAATAACCTCAATAAG ATTATGGCCACTGCTTATATCAGGAATGAGCCCTGGGAGATGGGAGTGCATAAAAGAAATGGGGTGGTCTATCTTGATGTTCACAAGCTACCTGAAAGGCCACAGACTGAGCTGGATCGAAGAAG ATGCTATTGGGGATATTGCTTTGAGTCCCTAGCCACAGAAGATCCTAGAAGAGATAGTGGGGAGGGGATACATCATATAGATGCTAATGTTGAGTACTGTGCTGTCATTAAAACAAAACTTGGCGCTCATCGTCTATTAATGGGTGCTGAAATGGATTGCTGTGATTCAACGGATGATGGAAGGAGGTTTTATGTGGAGTTGAAGACATCTCGTGAG TTGGAATATCACACTGAAGAAAGATATGAAAGGGAGAAGTTGCTCAAATTTTGG ATCCAATCATTTTTGGCTGGTGTTCCCTATATTGTTGTCGGTTTTAG GGATGATTCAGGGCGGCTTGTTCGGACAGAAAGAATGAGGACAAAAGACATTAATCACAGGGTGAAGATGAAGAATTATTGGCAG GGTGGGGTGTGCTTAGCATTCGCTGATGAGGTCCTGTGCTGGCTGTACGGTACTGTTAAAGAAA ATGAAGACTATATACTACAGTTTGCTCCACCTTTCACCCGTTTGGAGCTTCTCCAAGCTAATTCTTGCCCTGATGCAATTACACAGCATGTCGAGCAATTACAACAATGA
- the LOC141628617 gene encoding uncharacterized protein LOC141628617 translates to MSLVARVLGPKIMISKETIWNMDLSKQGSFSWGVRSIRWGLELLRDFLAWEVGFPSSLDVWNDNWIHGSSLAQLQNLSDHELLSKPSIHVSSLQNPNGTWNSDMVTSICGLESIPFIMAIPIPCLDTGDNIYWSLTKNGLFSVKSAYATCFSKHLANKATFTDRNRLSASSIVFCRKDLWSLPIHNKWKVFLWKILCNALPCGHEALKRNIQWNTSCVLCASGPSKVESLEHMFRDCNFATRVWFGSHLGIRCQPTDSSSIQEWIINWVKYFQKQSNPLLLISSFVSVLWQLWCIRNRLVFHNEEIDFYRISSLLDLDANNNIWVHQQHRERTFSAYTSDPMDYDGASLIIQHYPYLLVGSKLCMNHIRIKCDASWKSTFKAAAGWFFQDAGGQIFHYGSAPFWAKSALQAEAMALNFAISDAIDHGFRHLDATSDCMNLVLQVNGFADINQDAKSLIHSISSLALSCHCFSLSHCPRTLNRIAHSIAKSVV, encoded by the coding sequence ATGAGCTTAGTTGCTCGTGTTCTAGGACCTAAGATTATGATTTCTAAGGAAACTATTTGGAATATGGATTTAAGTAAACAAGGCTCTTTCTCATGGGGTGTTCGTAGTATTCGGTGGGGTTTGGAGCTTCTACGGGATTTCTTGGCATGGGAAGTGGGTTTCCCTTCTTCTCTTGATGTATGGAATGATAATTGGATTCATGGTTCATCGCTTGCTCAATTACAAAATCTGTCGGATCATGAACTGCTTTCTAAACCTTCTATTCATGTCTCTTCTCTTCAAAATCCGAATGGGACTTGGAATTCGGATATGGTGACTTCTATCTGTGGCCTAGAATCTATTCCTTTTATTATGGCAATTCCTATTCCTTGTTTAGATACTGGTGATAATATTTATTGGTCTTTAACAAAGAATGGGCTTTTCTCGGTCAAGAGTGCTTATGCGACATGTTTTTCTAAACATTTGGCAAACAAGGCAACGTTTACTGATAGAAATCGGTTATCTGCTTCTTCAATTGTTTTTTGTCGAAAGGATTTATGGTCATTGCCTATTCACAATAAATGGAAGGTTTTCTTATGGAAAATTTTATGCAATGCCCTGCCTTGTGGACATGAAGCCCTTAAACGGAATATTCAATGGAATACCTCTTGTGTCTTATGTGCTTCTGGCCCTTCGAAGGTTGAATCTTTAGAACATATGTTCAGGGACTGCAATTTTGCTACACGGGTCTGGTTTGGTTCTCATTTGGGTATCCGATGTCAGCCGACTGACTCTTCTTCAATCCAAGAGTGGATTATTAATTGGGTAAAATATTTTCAGAAACAATCTAATCCTTTACTCTTGATTTCATCTTTCGTCAGTGTCTTGTGGCAATTATGGTGCATTCGAAATAGGCTGGTGTTCCACAATGAGGAAATTGACTTTTATCGCATTTCCTCCCTTTTGGATCTCGATGCTAATAACAATATTTGGGTTCATCAGCAACATCGGGAACGAACTTTTTCTGCATATACATCAGACCCTATGGATTATGATGGTGCCTCACTCATAATTCAACATTATCCTTATCTTTTGGTTGGTTCTAAGCTTTGTATGAATCATATTCGAATAAAATGTGATGCGTCATGGAAGTCGACCTTTAAGGCTGCTGCAGGATGGTTCTTTCAAGATGCTGGGGGTCAGATCTTTCATTACGGTTCAGCTCCGTTCTGGGCGAAATCTGCCTTACAAGCTGAAGCTATGGCGCTTAATTTCGCCATCTCTGATGCTATTGATCATGGGTTTAGGCATTTGGATGCCACTTCAGACTGCATGAATCTCGTCTTACAGGTCAACGGCTTTGCTGATATCAACCAGGACGCTAAATCACTCATTCACTCTATCTCTTCGCTAGCTTTATCTTGTCATTGTTTTTCTCTTAGTCATTGCCCTCGAACTCTTAATAGGATTGCTCATTCTATAGCTAAGTCTGTAGTATGA